Proteins found in one Takifugu flavidus isolate HTHZ2018 chromosome 7, ASM371156v2, whole genome shotgun sequence genomic segment:
- the bsg gene encoding basigin isoform X2 has product MKLLWAVCALLLSCWRASASTAGFIKCPLSQMRLVGDSAELHCEVIGAPIPEVQWWFVEGEEPNETFTQLFDGAGDGRVQINATYIAHAASSIHIASLTLNDSGMYECRASNDPDRNELRKTPKIKWIRSQANIVVMEIPNISTDPPMVTNQTSATLTCNLTDPNLPIKGSHWLFNGKTVENSESTSSDSFTRLHLDKITYSSSGKYECVFETDPVVKEVIEVKSLPHVAAYKHSEHGNEKDKAVLVCVSHGYPLPTDWTWFTKEDNDVRSPIINGTSNKYEIKSTPNRTSLTINDLNIESDAGDYVCSGMNEIGTATNTIHLRVRSRWAALWPFLGIVAEVIILVTIIFIYEKRRKPDEINDGAYWMKSNSNANHKDKNVRHRNSN; this is encoded by the exons CGGGGTTCATTAAGTGTCCCCTGTCTCAGATGAGGCTCGTTGGTGACAGCGCAGAGCTGCACTGTGAGGTCATAGGAGCCCCCATCCCCGAGGTGCAGTGGTGGTTTGTGGAGGGGGAAGAGCCCAACGAGACCTTCACCCAGCTTTTTGACGGGGCGGGAGACGGGCGCGTGCAGATCAATGCCACGTATATAGCTCACGCCGCTAGCAGCATTCACATCGCGAGCCTCACCCTCAATGACTCCGGCATGTACGAGTGCCGCGCTTCCAACGACCCCGACCGCAACGAGCTGAGGAAGACGCCCAAAATCAAGTGGATCCGCTCTCAAGCGAACATTGTTGTGATGGAAA TCCCAAACATCAGTACTGATCCGCCTATGGTCACCAACCAGACCTCTGCCACCCTCACCTGCAACCTGACGGATCCCAATCTTCCCATCAAGGGCTCCCACTGGCTCTTCAATGGGAAAACCGTGGAGAACTCCGAGTCAACCAGCAGTGACTCCTTTACTAGACTCCA CTTGGACAAGATCACCTACAGCTCCAGCGGAAAGTACGAGTGTGTGTTCGAGACTGACCCAGTGGTGAAGGAGGTGATCGAGGTCAAGT CCCTTCCTCACGTCGCTGCGTACAAGCATTCCGAGCACGGCAACGAGAAGGACAAAGCTGTGCTGGTGTGCGTCAGCCACGGCTACCCTCTTCCCACCGACTGGACCTGGTTCACCAAGGAGGACAACGACGTCCGCAGT CCCATCATCAACGGTACCAGCAACAAATATGAGATCAAGAGCACCCCGAACAGGACCAGCCTGACCATTAACGACCTGAACATCGAGAGCGACGCCGGAGACTACGTCTGCTCCGGGATGAATGAAATCGGCACGGCCACCAACACCATCCACCTGCGCGTGCGCAGCCGCTGGGCCGCCCTGTGGCCCTTCTTGGGAATCGTGGCCGAGGTCATCATACTGGtgaccatcatcttcatctacGAGAAGAGGAGAAAGCCCGATGAGATCAACGATGGTGCGTACTGGAT GAAGAGCAATTCGAACGCAAATCACAAAGACAAGAATGTGAGGCACAGGAACTCCAACTAG
- the bsg gene encoding basigin isoform X3 gives MKLLWAVCALLLSCWRASASTVPNISTDPPMVTNQTSATLTCNLTDPNLPIKGSHWLFNGKTVENSESTSSDSFTRLHLDKITYSSSGKYECVFETDPVVKEVIEVKSLPHVAAYKHSEHGNEKDKAVLVCVSHGYPLPTDWTWFTKEDNDVRSPIINGTSNKYEIKSTPNRTSLTINDLNIESDAGDYVCSGMNEIGTATNTIHLRVRSRWAALWPFLGIVAEVIILVTIIFIYEKRRKPDEINDDDDSGAAPLKSNSNANHKDKNVRHRNSN, from the exons TCCCAAACATCAGTACTGATCCGCCTATGGTCACCAACCAGACCTCTGCCACCCTCACCTGCAACCTGACGGATCCCAATCTTCCCATCAAGGGCTCCCACTGGCTCTTCAATGGGAAAACCGTGGAGAACTCCGAGTCAACCAGCAGTGACTCCTTTACTAGACTCCA CTTGGACAAGATCACCTACAGCTCCAGCGGAAAGTACGAGTGTGTGTTCGAGACTGACCCAGTGGTGAAGGAGGTGATCGAGGTCAAGT CCCTTCCTCACGTCGCTGCGTACAAGCATTCCGAGCACGGCAACGAGAAGGACAAAGCTGTGCTGGTGTGCGTCAGCCACGGCTACCCTCTTCCCACCGACTGGACCTGGTTCACCAAGGAGGACAACGACGTCCGCAGT CCCATCATCAACGGTACCAGCAACAAATATGAGATCAAGAGCACCCCGAACAGGACCAGCCTGACCATTAACGACCTGAACATCGAGAGCGACGCCGGAGACTACGTCTGCTCCGGGATGAATGAAATCGGCACGGCCACCAACACCATCCACCTGCGCGTGCGCAGCCGCTGGGCCGCCCTGTGGCCCTTCTTGGGAATCGTGGCCGAGGTCATCATACTGGtgaccatcatcttcatctacGAGAAGAGGAGAAAGCCCGATGAGATCAACGATG ATGACGactcaggagctgctcctct GAAGAGCAATTCGAACGCAAATCACAAAGACAAGAATGTGAGGCACAGGAACTCCAACTAG
- the bsg gene encoding basigin isoform X1 — protein sequence MKLLWAVCALLLSCWRASASTAGFIKCPLSQMRLVGDSAELHCEVIGAPIPEVQWWFVEGEEPNETFTQLFDGAGDGRVQINATYIAHAASSIHIASLTLNDSGMYECRASNDPDRNELRKTPKIKWIRSQANIVVMEIPNISTDPPMVTNQTSATLTCNLTDPNLPIKGSHWLFNGKTVENSESTSSDSFTRLHLDKITYSSSGKYECVFETDPVVKEVIEVKSLPHVAAYKHSEHGNEKDKAVLVCVSHGYPLPTDWTWFTKEDNDVRSPIINGTSNKYEIKSTPNRTSLTINDLNIESDAGDYVCSGMNEIGTATNTIHLRVRSRWAALWPFLGIVAEVIILVTIIFIYEKRRKPDEINDDDDSGAAPLKSNSNANHKDKNVRHRNSN from the exons CGGGGTTCATTAAGTGTCCCCTGTCTCAGATGAGGCTCGTTGGTGACAGCGCAGAGCTGCACTGTGAGGTCATAGGAGCCCCCATCCCCGAGGTGCAGTGGTGGTTTGTGGAGGGGGAAGAGCCCAACGAGACCTTCACCCAGCTTTTTGACGGGGCGGGAGACGGGCGCGTGCAGATCAATGCCACGTATATAGCTCACGCCGCTAGCAGCATTCACATCGCGAGCCTCACCCTCAATGACTCCGGCATGTACGAGTGCCGCGCTTCCAACGACCCCGACCGCAACGAGCTGAGGAAGACGCCCAAAATCAAGTGGATCCGCTCTCAAGCGAACATTGTTGTGATGGAAA TCCCAAACATCAGTACTGATCCGCCTATGGTCACCAACCAGACCTCTGCCACCCTCACCTGCAACCTGACGGATCCCAATCTTCCCATCAAGGGCTCCCACTGGCTCTTCAATGGGAAAACCGTGGAGAACTCCGAGTCAACCAGCAGTGACTCCTTTACTAGACTCCA CTTGGACAAGATCACCTACAGCTCCAGCGGAAAGTACGAGTGTGTGTTCGAGACTGACCCAGTGGTGAAGGAGGTGATCGAGGTCAAGT CCCTTCCTCACGTCGCTGCGTACAAGCATTCCGAGCACGGCAACGAGAAGGACAAAGCTGTGCTGGTGTGCGTCAGCCACGGCTACCCTCTTCCCACCGACTGGACCTGGTTCACCAAGGAGGACAACGACGTCCGCAGT CCCATCATCAACGGTACCAGCAACAAATATGAGATCAAGAGCACCCCGAACAGGACCAGCCTGACCATTAACGACCTGAACATCGAGAGCGACGCCGGAGACTACGTCTGCTCCGGGATGAATGAAATCGGCACGGCCACCAACACCATCCACCTGCGCGTGCGCAGCCGCTGGGCCGCCCTGTGGCCCTTCTTGGGAATCGTGGCCGAGGTCATCATACTGGtgaccatcatcttcatctacGAGAAGAGGAGAAAGCCCGATGAGATCAACGATG ATGACGactcaggagctgctcctct GAAGAGCAATTCGAACGCAAATCACAAAGACAAGAATGTGAGGCACAGGAACTCCAACTAG